Proteins from one Syngnathus scovelli strain Florida chromosome 17, RoL_Ssco_1.2, whole genome shotgun sequence genomic window:
- the LOC125985190 gene encoding C2 calcium-dependent domain-containing protein 4C — MWLLEKLRNKMETSGSQSQPSQTTEAIPVSVYANVLTPEKIPNFFIPPKLICCPPEEPATPKAQHCSTLRPSTSDHVICVQSPRARGSKNSCSPRLFSRFGGDRRNLQKSANRHIIQIESADEPAAVTSHANTNADPQSQTAMSLPYVPKAQTSYGFSTLVESPHTRRKESLFHSDPSSPLTSPNSQRRSQGGTHLTPADNNLYRYFSGGESDTCSSADSSPFNSPLLSRSASLLRSITQETVHKVSRAKRSLARHSSLSTDDCSSADNSPNMQRRRTRCPTSPALRKYKGSSSRAWASDPLQREHTINLHKGGTLRLSTHYDPEAARLRVRVLKAEAIYGKQTDVKSINCCVGLYLKPGKKQKQRSTIIKNSRNPVFNEDFFFDSLPKTQVKSLAMKIKVVNKGTSLKRDMLLGEREVLLSELLAGL; from the exons ATGTGGCTCCTGGAGAAGCTACGTAACAAAATGGAGACCAGTGGATCCCAATCTCAGCCCTCGCAGACCACCGAGGCCATTCCGGTGTCTGTGTACGCTAATGTGCTCACCCCCGAAAAGATCCCCAATTTCTTCATCCCCCCCAAACTCATCTGCTGCCCACCAGAAGAGCCAGCCACTCCCAAGGCTCAGCACTGCTCCACCTTGCGACCCTCCACCTCCGATCACGTCATCTGCGTCCAGAGTCCTAGAGCTCGAGGCAGTAAAAACTCGTGCAGCCCTCGCCTCTTTTCCCGTTTCGGAGGGGACAGGCGCAATCTCCAAAAGTCAGCAAATCGTCACATCATCCAAATTGAGAGCGCAGATGAGCCAGCCGCCGTGACTTCGCACGCCAACACAAACGCAGACCCTCAGTCACAGACCGCAATGTCGCTGCCTTACGTTCCCAAGGCCCAGACCTCCTATGGCTTCTCCACACTGGTGGAGTCTCCTCACACCCGGCGCAAGGAGAGCCTGTTCCACAGCGACCCCAGCAGCCCTCTGACCTCCCCAAACTCCCAGAGGCGCTCTCAAGGGGGGACTCATTTGACCCCGGCTGACAACAACCTCTACCGTTACTTCAGTGGCGGCGAGAGTGACACCTGCTCTTCGGCGGACTCGTCCCCTTTTAACTCTCCTCTGCTGTCTCGCTCGGCCTCGCTCCTGCGTTCCATCACGCAAGAGACGGTGCACAAG GTATCTCGTGCTAAGCGCTCGTTGGCCCGCCACAGCTCTCTCTCCACGGACGATTGCAGCTCAGCCGACAACAGCCCCAACATGCAACGCCGGCGGACGCGTTGCCCAACTTCTCCCGCTCTCCGCAAATACAAAGGGAGCAGCTCGAGAGCCTGGGCATCCGACCCGCTGCAGCGTGAGCACACGATTAACCTGCACAAGGGTGGGACGCTCCGACTCAGCACGCACTACGACCCAGAGGCGGCGCGGCTGAGGGTTCGCGTGCTGAAGGCGGAGGCCATTTACGGCAAGCAGACGGACGTTAAAAGCATCAACTGCTGTGTGGGGCTTTACCTGAAACCCGGCAAGAAACAGAAACAGAGAAGCACGATTATAAAGAATAGCAGGAATCCTGTTTTTaacgaggattttttttttgactcgcTCCCCAAGACGCAAGTCAAAAGTCTAGCCATGAAGATAAAAGTAGTGAACAAGGGAACCAGTTTGAAGAGAGACATGCTTCTCGGAGAACGGGAAGTGTTGCTTAGTGAGTTGCTCGCAGGCCTGTAG